In a genomic window of Rhododendron vialii isolate Sample 1 chromosome 12a, ASM3025357v1:
- the LOC131309609 gene encoding probable inactive poly [ADP-ribose] polymerase SRO2: protein MEIHDGMGAKKSTVGGRSIMGTKDSRQHYIYVPTIPLKSILYTLSLYLLSGISRRKQEFSEMEHVGDLEDQTSISINENEVPLPDPEDDSFASSVFDEFEVFKRNRLTVIEGGNKCYKVINGCVAQGVGKDTNVAAIHKIPWSGPNGRLEAFRISSAEMVKKCGGIGNVKHAWYGGSRDEICEIISHGFRRCRQSYTNGEDGYGVYLYPLEFVMDGLVSSIQDENGLRHLLLCNVILGNMEEVRPASKQFKPSSNEFDSGVDDLSKPSRIVIWEAYMNFRIFPSYVVSFRAHNVRGFERDRTIVYKPTTPCVGFSVLIPKLANVLPPSKMALLRKYQSEFRRKKISGAQLIHRLRQLAGDELLNDVIKTRESDVIGIGSNKLVLLSTLKLIKGIGLSMLDLLSTLKLIKGFWLLF from the exons ATGGAAATACACGACGGCATGGGGGCAAAAAAGAGCACGGTTGGGGGGAGATCGATTATGGGGACAAAAGATTCCCGCCAACATTATATATACGTACCCACCATTCCCCTAAAATCAATCCTCTATACCCTATCTCTCTATTTGCTTTCTGGAATCTCCaggagaaaacaagaattttcaGAG ATGGAGCATGTTGGTGATCTAGAGGACCAAACCTCCATTAGCATTAACGAAAATGAAGTCCCACTCCCAGATCCCGAAGATGATTCATTTGCATCTTCGGTATTCGATGAATTTGAGGTTTTCAAAAGAAACAGGTTGACGGTAATAGaaggaggaaacaaatgttacAAAGTCATCAACGGATGCGTTGCTCAGGGCGTGGGAAAGGACACAAATGTTGCGGCCATCCATAAAATCCCATGGTCCGGTCCCAACGGACGGTTGGAAGCTTTCCGCATTTCCTCGGCTGAGATGGTGAAGAAATGTGGAGGTATTGGTAACGTAAAGCACGCATGGTATGGGGGATCAAGGGACGAAATATGTGAAATCATATCCCATGGGTTCCGAAGATGCAGACAATCATATACTAATGGTGAGGATGGTTATGGCGTATATTTGTATCCACTCGAGTTCGTCATGGATGG ATTAGTGTCATCAATTCAGGATGAAAATGGGCTCCGGCATCTTTTGCTCTGTAATGTGATATTGGGGAACATGGAGGAAGTACGTCCTGCTTCGAAACAGTTCAAACCAAGTTCGAACGAATTTGATTCCGGAGTCGATGATCTTTCGAAACCATCAAGGATTGTAATTTGGGAGGCTTACATGAACTTCCGTATCTTTCCCAGCTATGTTGTTAGTTTCAGGGCTCACAATGTCCGAG GTTTCGAAAGGGATCGAACTATTGTATACAAGCCCACTACACCATGTGTCGGGTTTTCTGTTCTGATTCCCAAGCTAGCAAACGTCTTACCTCCTTCAAAAATGGCGTTGCTTCGTAAATATCAAAGCGAGTTTCGT AGAAAAAAGATCTCAGGAGCCCAATTGATCCATAGATTGAGGCAACTAGCTGGAGACGAGCTATTAAATGACGTGATCAAAACAAGGGAGTCCGATG TTATAG GGATCGGGTCAAATAAGTTGGTCCTTCTGTCCACATTGAAGCTGATAAAAG GGATCGGGTTAAGTATGTTGGACCTTCTGTCCACATTGAAGCTGATAAAAG GTTTTTGGTTGCTATTTTAG
- the LOC131311907 gene encoding uncharacterized protein LOC131311907 has product MTSGSNSTSAKLEVSSSSYMGLPNEKARMEKSCAGSKSIQEDDAKSAIQSLVKLNLKLLTRDTPIGVDAFKGMARLSTHSFLAACGLEWPKPGVRSFPSSVCCHGNQVEVQQLRRMSTVMPSSCRECFYVFVKDVVNVVMIEKIGHVKTPH; this is encoded by the exons ATGACTTCAGGTTCTAACTCAACTTCTGCCAAACTGGAAGTGTCTTCGTCCTCCTATATGGGACTTCCAAATGAAAAGGCTAGAATGGAAAAAAGTTGTGCTGGAAGCAAGTCTATACAAGAAGATGATGCCAAGAGTGCGATTCAGTCTCTTGTCAAGCTCAATCTGAAGCTTCTGACCAGAGATACACCAATAg GAGTGGATGCATTTAAGGGAATGGCAAGACTTTCTACTCACTCCTTCTTAGCCGCATGTGGTTTAGAATGGCCAAAACCTGGTGTTCGTTCCTTTCCGAGCTCTGTATGTTGCCATGGTAATCAAGTTGAAGTTCAACAACTCCGTAGAATGTCCACAGTAATGCCTAGCTCTTGCAGAGAATGTTTTTATGTCTTTGTCAAGGATGTCGTTAACGTGGTTATGATTGAGAAAATAGGCCATGTCAAAACGCCGCATTGA